One Nocardia iowensis DNA window includes the following coding sequences:
- a CDS encoding cutinase family protein, whose amino-acid sequence MHRNQTPALTNSMQVRFTVTALGVSLFAAVGVPIVCAAPDSSVPIGPRCPSLYVLGIQGGDESSPDAPPTSDSGALGQMFGPLAAKAGELVQRSYVPFGHDDNGTAVPYQDAVTAAAQRLEDSAAQILRRCPVTKLAAAGYAHGAPAVSTFAQRVGNGSSPVTPEHVAGIALLANPTRAENTPAIPGRPQASSPEAAPGTSGKNVATISLSNPPLSGAGITTSPPTSYGALTGRIAELCVPGDATCDTPTGAPLATTVANIASRSNLRDPIAAISTVAQAMSATVYTTAVDVVNEDLHGTSLDQLSYEPAKPLGQRLAEASAPNPPAPGPNEALAALFKIGTIGLNAVITVAQKVFTPQTIAELAVVGMANPWAAVAAIGAKVGTAVVELVPPQTASRWINQAFDAITSTITDQRELYTLASSAQYSDTTGRHGAYQTVPATTTGRSPLAAVADWFSALAHDLGPTRSTPAPPALTTSTTTAPAPSTTGGGR is encoded by the coding sequence GTGCACCGCAACCAAACCCCGGCGCTCACCAATTCAATGCAGGTGCGCTTCACCGTGACAGCACTAGGCGTCAGCCTGTTCGCCGCCGTTGGCGTCCCCATCGTCTGCGCCGCACCTGACAGCAGCGTGCCGATCGGCCCGAGGTGTCCCAGCTTGTACGTACTGGGAATCCAGGGCGGCGATGAATCGAGCCCGGATGCCCCGCCCACCAGTGACTCCGGGGCGCTCGGCCAGATGTTCGGTCCGCTCGCGGCGAAGGCGGGGGAGCTGGTGCAACGCTCCTACGTCCCGTTCGGCCATGACGACAACGGCACAGCGGTTCCCTACCAGGACGCGGTCACCGCAGCAGCGCAACGCCTCGAGGACTCCGCCGCCCAGATCCTCCGGCGATGCCCAGTGACCAAACTCGCAGCCGCCGGCTATGCCCACGGCGCACCAGCGGTATCGACGTTCGCCCAACGCGTCGGTAACGGTTCCAGCCCGGTCACACCTGAGCACGTCGCCGGAATCGCGTTGCTGGCCAACCCCACCCGAGCAGAGAACACCCCGGCGATACCTGGACGCCCACAGGCCAGCAGCCCCGAGGCCGCGCCCGGAACATCGGGAAAGAACGTCGCGACAATATCGCTGAGCAACCCGCCCCTGTCCGGCGCCGGGATCACCACCTCACCGCCGACCAGCTACGGCGCGTTGACCGGGCGCATCGCAGAGCTGTGCGTGCCAGGCGACGCCACCTGCGATACCCCCACCGGCGCGCCCCTGGCCACCACCGTCGCCAACATCGCGTCCAGATCCAACCTGCGCGATCCGATCGCCGCGATATCCACCGTGGCCCAAGCAATGTCGGCGACGGTCTACACCACCGCAGTCGATGTCGTCAACGAAGACCTCCACGGCACCAGCCTCGATCAACTGTCCTACGAACCCGCCAAACCCCTCGGCCAGCGCCTCGCCGAAGCATCCGCCCCCAACCCCCCGGCACCCGGCCCGAACGAAGCATTGGCAGCGCTGTTCAAAATCGGCACCATCGGCCTGAACGCGGTGATCACGGTCGCGCAAAAAGTATTCACACCCCAGACCATCGCCGAACTAGCGGTCGTCGGCATGGCCAACCCGTGGGCGGCCGTCGCAGCGATCGGCGCCAAAGTCGGCACCGCCGTCGTCGAACTCGTGCCGCCTCAGACCGCCAGTCGCTGGATCAACCAAGCCTTCGATGCGATCACCAGCACCATCACCGACCAACGTGAGCTCTACACCCTGGCCAGCTCCGCCCAGTACAGCGACACCACCGGCCGTCACGGCGCCTACCAAACCGTGCCCGCCACCACGACCGGGCGCTCGCCGTTGGCCGCAGTAGCCGACTGGTTCAGCGCTCTCGCACACGACCTCGGACCCACTAGATCAACTCCGGCCCCTCCGGCGCTCACGACCAGCACCACCACCGCGCCAGCACCATCCACGACCGGTGGTGGTCGTTAA
- a CDS encoding cutinase family protein: protein MRKRSAATAVAAMTVAGVVAAITATGSAAAVPIGPGCPGMYLLGVQGTGQSSPGADPLADSGMVGALIAPVLAAVPDLVQRSYIGYPAGFGGAVPGGGSAPYAVSVADARRQLDAAVVQIADTCPATMIAGIGYSQGAQAMSAFASDVGAGAGPIGPDRIAGIALYAHPDRAPDAPTFPGRPGQITPDPAPGTRGGAVSSVQITNPPAAGGGIADGHTGYGALTGRVADICTDGDLACSAPNRAALLRVGAEIAAQADLRDPCTALGSLRGVFSAALGDAWTAIVLNDFQVRGGNVDYAPQLALSDRLIEAADPRHSAPTELGAAAARWDEIIATVAANPIPLLPKLAAQLSTAWGQLVADNADLVNPGVWLRYADTVARHTGYAASGQLNSGIAWMVALAVDIAGSR, encoded by the coding sequence ATGAGAAAGCGAAGTGCCGCAACCGCGGTGGCGGCCATGACCGTTGCCGGTGTGGTCGCCGCGATAACGGCCACGGGTAGTGCCGCTGCGGTACCGATCGGGCCGGGCTGTCCCGGCATGTATCTGCTGGGAGTCCAGGGGACCGGGCAGTCGTCACCGGGTGCAGACCCACTGGCCGACAGCGGGATGGTCGGCGCGCTCATCGCGCCGGTGCTGGCCGCTGTCCCAGATCTGGTGCAGCGCAGCTATATCGGCTATCCCGCCGGCTTCGGCGGTGCCGTTCCCGGTGGCGGGTCCGCCCCTTACGCGGTATCGGTCGCCGATGCCCGCCGCCAGCTCGACGCGGCGGTGGTCCAGATCGCCGACACGTGCCCGGCCACCATGATCGCGGGAATCGGATACTCCCAAGGCGCACAAGCAATGTCGGCGTTCGCCAGCGACGTCGGCGCAGGAGCGGGGCCGATCGGACCGGACCGGATCGCGGGCATCGCCCTGTATGCCCACCCCGACCGCGCACCGGACGCCCCGACCTTTCCCGGGCGTCCTGGCCAGATCACACCGGACCCGGCGCCCGGCACCCGCGGTGGTGCTGTCTCGAGCGTGCAGATCACCAATCCGCCCGCCGCAGGCGGAGGAATCGCCGACGGCCACACCGGCTACGGCGCGCTGACCGGACGCGTTGCCGACATCTGTACCGACGGCGACCTAGCGTGCTCGGCACCGAATCGGGCCGCCCTCCTGCGGGTCGGCGCGGAGATCGCAGCCCAAGCAGACCTGCGCGACCCCTGCACCGCGCTCGGATCGCTGCGGGGGGTTTTCTCCGCAGCACTCGGTGATGCCTGGACCGCGATCGTGCTCAACGATTTTCAGGTCCGCGGCGGCAACGTCGACTATGCCCCGCAGCTGGCCCTGTCAGACCGGTTGATCGAAGCCGCCGACCCGCGACACTCGGCCCCGACCGAACTCGGTGCCGCCGCGGCGCGGTGGGACGAGATCATCGCGACCGTCGCGGCCAACCCGATCCCGTTGCTACCCAAACTCGCCGCCCAACTATCCACAGCCTGGGGACAACTCGTTGCCGACAACGCAGATCTGGTGAATCCGGGAGTCTGGCTGCGCTACGCCGACACCGTCGCCCGCCACACCGGATACGCCGCCAGCGGCCAACTGAACTCAGGTATCGCCTGGATGGTCGCCCTCGCCGTTGACATTGCCGGGAGCCGATGA
- a CDS encoding helix-turn-helix domain-containing protein, protein MRQTQTGRSRGNSESGPPVSVPNLPDTLRRIREQRKLSRARAYGCHGVSPSYLFDLERGEYKPSLDMLEQIIAGYAVDASLARHLRDLRAPSVELVSTEELRLRVTADSGLMAHIQDLKERGVLAAYMSPVWNVLVNNGLLRSTLPGLDDVRSLLAWVFGPHADTAAVDRDRDAALAVATLRGVLGRYRNAEQSFDILRKLGDNNDFRRRWTSTLEVSYACDSSKPVRLRHVGTGELMAYSLMVSEVPDTTDVLLMTALRKH, encoded by the coding sequence ATGAGGCAGACCCAAACTGGTCGTTCGCGCGGCAACTCCGAATCAGGCCCGCCTGTTTCTGTCCCGAATCTTCCGGACACATTGCGGCGGATTCGAGAACAGCGAAAGCTGTCTCGAGCGAGAGCGTACGGCTGCCATGGTGTCAGCCCGTCGTACTTGTTCGATCTTGAGCGCGGGGAGTACAAGCCTAGTCTGGACATGCTCGAGCAGATCATTGCTGGCTATGCCGTCGACGCGTCGCTGGCGCGTCACCTGCGTGATCTACGCGCGCCCTCGGTCGAGCTCGTATCGACGGAGGAGTTACGGCTGCGCGTGACTGCGGACAGTGGCCTAATGGCGCACATCCAGGACCTAAAGGAGCGAGGCGTTCTTGCCGCCTACATGAGTCCGGTCTGGAACGTTTTAGTAAACAATGGTCTGCTTCGCTCCACCTTGCCTGGCCTCGATGACGTAAGGTCCCTGCTCGCATGGGTGTTCGGCCCACACGCTGATACTGCGGCAGTCGACCGGGACCGTGACGCCGCCCTCGCCGTGGCGACGCTGAGGGGGGTACTCGGTCGCTATCGCAACGCGGAGCAATCATTCGATATTCTACGAAAGCTCGGGGATAACAACGACTTTCGGAGACGTTGGACGTCGACCCTGGAAGTTTCTTATGCGTGCGACAGTAGCAAACCGGTACGGTTGCGCCATGTCGGCACGGGTGAACTGATGGCTTACAGCCTGATGGTCTCCGAGGTGCCCGATACCACCGACGTGCTGCTGATGACTGCGCTCCGGAAACATTAG
- a CDS encoding helix-turn-helix domain-containing protein codes for MAEDTKIGGLHMSRNHNRPPKDPRRRPHIPTLGTTCRQLRDHRGLSRAQACRSSGLSASYLFSIEECDQMPSSEVLDQIIAAYHLDPKQARHLRELRAPAENLEPTHVLRQRVTGNTRRMAHLHDLASRDVLAAYVDPVWNVLASNNLFRTALRGIDEIGSVPVWLFSTMAEDVVVDLPHEADHVVAICKAILGRYRASQQAADLLRRLGTNKQFQERWAASIRIAYGRDTSDPLRLRDPVSGVVTAYTLSVSDETNNVLLLTGLAKPHSLPEFS; via the coding sequence ATGGCGGAAGACACCAAAATAGGGGGACTCCACATGAGTCGGAATCACAACCGTCCACCGAAGGACCCTCGACGCCGGCCCCACATCCCGACGTTGGGAACGACTTGTCGCCAGCTCCGCGATCATCGGGGCCTATCTCGGGCCCAGGCGTGCCGCAGCAGCGGTCTCAGCGCTTCGTATCTGTTCAGTATCGAAGAGTGCGACCAGATGCCCAGCTCTGAGGTCCTCGACCAGATCATCGCCGCCTACCATCTCGACCCCAAGCAAGCACGCCACCTCCGCGAACTGCGGGCCCCGGCGGAGAATCTCGAGCCGACACACGTGCTTCGCCAACGCGTGACCGGCAACACCCGGCGGATGGCCCATCTCCACGACCTCGCATCGCGGGACGTTCTGGCCGCCTACGTCGATCCAGTCTGGAATGTGCTGGCCAGCAACAACTTGTTCCGCACAGCGCTCCGCGGCATCGACGAGATCGGGTCAGTACCCGTGTGGCTGTTCAGCACCATGGCGGAGGATGTTGTCGTCGACCTGCCGCACGAGGCCGATCATGTGGTGGCAATCTGCAAAGCCATCCTGGGTCGCTATCGCGCCTCCCAGCAAGCCGCCGACTTGCTTCGACGTCTGGGGACCAACAAACAGTTCCAGGAGCGATGGGCCGCGAGCATCCGCATCGCGTACGGCCGCGACACCAGCGATCCATTGCGCCTCCGTGACCCCGTCAGCGGAGTGGTCACTGCTTACACCCTCAGCGTCTCCGATGAGACCAACAACGTCCTACTCCTCACGGGCCTCGCCAAACCCCACTCCTTGCCAGAGTTTTCGTAA
- a CDS encoding lipase family protein has product MSGPDTRDEFYVGRIGFEYKPGTILRRRAVDLSSLDGGGRAWQIVYATRTSFSAPIPASGIVIAPATVDVVGTGPTLLYCPRFHGLGGCAPSQLLANGQEPEAGFISAALQRGWTVAIPDGLGLGMVGLGPFQFLAGRAAAHTVLDLARAVRELPELDIAEHPCAIWGFADGGRAAIWAAETHPEYAPELDLRGVAAGAVVDDPGALIPEIDGGPWSGLALAGLIGLGRAYRHLPIHHLLLAEGHRVVEHAATLNAAALLTEFRHQPLAQWCERADPWNDAMWRYVLVNEHSARATPQVPVHLYHGTSDALVPVAMGRKLFAAYRALGVDLSWREYHTSHLGAAADGANEAISRLVSYLQRRPTPAQPTPPPTT; this is encoded by the coding sequence ATGAGCGGACCGGACACTCGTGATGAGTTCTATGTTGGCAGAATCGGATTCGAATACAAACCCGGAACGATCTTGCGCCGCAGAGCGGTGGATCTGTCGAGCCTGGATGGCGGTGGCCGGGCATGGCAGATCGTCTACGCCACCCGCACCAGCTTCAGCGCTCCGATCCCGGCCTCAGGAATCGTGATCGCCCCGGCCACCGTCGACGTCGTCGGCACCGGCCCAACCCTGCTGTACTGCCCACGATTCCACGGCCTCGGCGGCTGCGCTCCGTCACAGCTGTTGGCGAACGGGCAAGAACCCGAAGCCGGTTTCATCAGCGCGGCTCTCCAGCGTGGATGGACCGTTGCGATCCCCGACGGACTCGGGCTGGGAATGGTCGGACTCGGGCCGTTCCAGTTCTTGGCCGGGCGTGCAGCAGCACACACGGTGCTCGACCTCGCCCGTGCGGTGCGCGAGCTGCCCGAGCTGGACATCGCCGAGCACCCCTGTGCGATATGGGGATTCGCCGATGGCGGCCGGGCCGCGATCTGGGCCGCGGAGACTCACCCCGAGTACGCCCCGGAGTTGGATCTGCGCGGCGTCGCCGCCGGAGCCGTGGTCGACGACCCAGGAGCCCTGATTCCCGAGATCGACGGCGGCCCGTGGTCGGGGCTGGCACTGGCCGGATTGATCGGGCTGGGTCGGGCCTACCGGCACCTGCCGATCCACCACCTCCTACTCGCGGAAGGCCACCGGGTCGTCGAACATGCGGCAACTCTGAACGCCGCAGCACTGCTGACAGAGTTCCGGCATCAGCCGCTGGCGCAGTGGTGCGAACGAGCAGACCCGTGGAACGACGCGATGTGGCGATACGTCCTGGTCAATGAACACAGCGCCCGCGCGACACCCCAGGTCCCGGTGCACCTCTACCACGGGACATCCGACGCGCTCGTGCCGGTTGCGATGGGCCGAAAGCTCTTCGCCGCCTACCGCGCACTCGGGGTCGATCTGAGCTGGCGCGAGTACCACACCAGCCACCTCGGCGCCGCGGCCGACGGTGCCAACGAAGCAATCTCACGACTCGTCAGCTACCTGCAACGGCGCCCCACCCCGGCCCAGCCGACACCACCGCCGACCACCTGA